In Halorientalis sp. LT38, a genomic segment contains:
- the pstC gene encoding phosphate ABC transporter permease subunit PstC, with translation MVRTSKESGALSGALARRRRQLRDFVDETEREALATVSVMAVALLAALVGFLAVSPLTIAPFAVFLASAGYGWARHQGLTARVLTFSMMVSTILILLLITVFIFLESIPVIQYESTTLFGVTVPGLRLFTETQWDAVSPPVRYSMVPMIHGTVMVTTIATAVAAPLGIAAALFLSEIAPPVVRELVKPGVEILAGIPSIVYGFIGFTILSPWAANQFLTTGQGSYLFVGIVVGLMALPTVVSVAEDALSSVPESMKSGSLAMGTTDWQTMTSITLPAAFSGVSAAVLLGVGRAIGETMAATVMLRGVPQLTKPLYNAFYGQETLTSLIANNYGEADGLQMDALFVAGVILFITVLFISIGAQYIEWRMHRKFGGDV, from the coding sequence ATGGTACGCACATCGAAGGAGTCGGGCGCCCTGTCGGGCGCGCTGGCGCGACGGCGCCGGCAGCTCCGCGATTTCGTCGACGAGACCGAACGGGAGGCACTGGCCACGGTCAGCGTGATGGCGGTCGCGCTGCTGGCGGCGCTCGTCGGGTTCCTGGCTGTCTCGCCGCTGACGATCGCTCCGTTCGCCGTCTTCCTGGCCAGCGCGGGGTACGGCTGGGCCCGGCACCAGGGGCTGACCGCCCGGGTGCTGACGTTCTCGATGATGGTCTCGACGATTCTGATACTACTGCTGATTACCGTCTTCATCTTCCTCGAGTCGATCCCCGTCATCCAGTACGAGAGCACGACGCTGTTCGGCGTCACCGTGCCAGGGCTCCGGCTGTTCACGGAGACACAGTGGGACGCGGTCTCCCCACCGGTGCGGTACTCCATGGTTCCGATGATCCACGGGACCGTGATGGTGACGACGATCGCGACGGCCGTCGCCGCACCCCTCGGAATCGCCGCGGCGCTGTTCCTCTCGGAGATCGCCCCACCGGTCGTCCGCGAGCTCGTCAAGCCGGGCGTGGAGATCCTCGCCGGTATCCCGTCCATCGTCTATGGCTTCATCGGGTTCACCATTCTGAGCCCGTGGGCGGCCAACCAGTTCCTGACCACCGGCCAGGGATCGTACCTGTTCGTCGGTATCGTCGTGGGACTGATGGCGCTGCCGACGGTTGTCTCCGTCGCCGAAGACGCCCTTTCGAGCGTCCCCGAGTCGATGAAGAGCGGGTCGCTCGCGATGGGAACGACTGACTGGCAGACGATGACCTCCATCACCCTGCCGGCAGCGTTCTCGGGGGTTTCCGCGGCGGTCCTGCTGGGCGTCGGGCGGGCCATCGGCGAGACGATGGCCGCGACGGTCATGCTCCGGGGCGTCCCGCAGCTGACGAAGCCGCTGTACAACGCCTTCTACGGCCAGGAGACCCTCACTTCGCTCATCGCCAACAACTACGGCGAGGCCGACGGGCTCCAGATGGACGCCCTGTTCGTCGCGGGCGTCATCCTGTTCATCACGGTGCTTTTCATCTCGATCGGAGCGCAGTACATCGAGTGGCGGATGCACCGGAAGTTCGGAGGTGACGTTTGA
- a CDS encoding phosphate ABC transporter substrate-binding protein produces the protein MSDGTTSGTGVSRRKFLVSSAAIGAAGIAGCSSNASSDGESSGDLLTAEGSSTVYPISNKGSSYWNANAPPSDGEYWGSNDENTVPGWDKIDTDQKLADYFAGLYGFEATDERSNPPYNTTVSLSHSGTGCKAVRDGLVDIGNSSGPITAELGLSDSEAEEQFVDHVVGRDGQPVVVSSDIYDGGVQQLTGEQVRQIYQDEITNWSEVGGPDKEIFVIGRAEGSGTDTAFRLNMLGGADAPMPGVDSRFGQNQQVAEAVSNNDGAIAYMALAFTSDTVQPIGIDFEGTLYEPDKDAENTIFDSEYPLNRDLHMYTKITEDTPSGTDKREGAFLNMFLTDFGQIVFVEQNNYIPLPTSDLEAEAEKLPDQG, from the coding sequence ATGTCAGACGGCACAACGTCCGGTACCGGCGTATCACGGCGCAAGTTCCTCGTCAGTTCGGCGGCCATCGGGGCGGCAGGAATAGCTGGCTGCTCGAGTAACGCCAGTAGCGACGGCGAGTCGAGTGGGGATCTGCTCACCGCCGAGGGTTCCTCGACGGTGTACCCGATCTCCAACAAGGGGAGTTCCTACTGGAACGCCAACGCACCGCCGAGCGACGGTGAGTACTGGGGATCGAACGACGAGAACACCGTCCCGGGGTGGGACAAGATCGATACGGATCAGAAACTCGCCGACTACTTCGCGGGACTGTACGGCTTCGAGGCGACGGACGAGCGCTCGAATCCTCCGTACAACACGACGGTCAGCCTGAGCCACTCCGGCACGGGCTGCAAGGCGGTCCGCGACGGGCTGGTCGACATCGGGAACTCGTCGGGCCCGATCACGGCCGAACTGGGTCTCAGCGATTCCGAGGCCGAGGAACAGTTCGTCGACCACGTGGTCGGCCGCGACGGCCAGCCGGTCGTCGTGAGCAGCGACATCTACGACGGCGGCGTCCAGCAGCTCACCGGCGAGCAGGTCCGGCAGATCTACCAGGACGAGATCACCAACTGGTCCGAGGTCGGCGGCCCGGACAAGGAGATCTTCGTCATCGGTCGCGCCGAGGGGTCGGGAACGGACACGGCGTTCCGGCTCAACATGCTGGGCGGTGCCGACGCCCCGATGCCGGGCGTCGACTCCCGATTCGGCCAGAACCAACAGGTCGCAGAGGCCGTCTCCAACAACGACGGCGCAATCGCGTACATGGCGCTGGCGTTCACCAGCGACACGGTCCAGCCCATCGGTATCGATTTCGAGGGGACCCTGTACGAGCCGGACAAGGACGCCGAGAACACCATCTTCGACAGCGAGTACCCGCTGAACCGGGACCTCCACATGTACACGAAGATCACTGAAGACACCCCCAGTGGGACGGACAAGCGCGAGGGCGCCTTCCTGAACATGTTCCTGACGGATTTCGGACAGATCGTCTTCGTCGAGCAGAACAACTACATCCCGCTCCCGACGAGCGACCTCGAGGCCGAGGCCGAGAAGTTGCCGGATCAGGGCTGA